The proteins below come from a single Candidatus Poribacteria bacterium genomic window:
- a CDS encoding lamin tail domain-containing protein — protein MLSKKLTFSLVFVLALALVAAPAFAQQMWISNNLNVNGDSDATSGPLGMNGFVLFEMNGSTEASTGTLDTAVAQVLATPATAFPNLRTLFAGGGTVELLLREAADTSLTDGKYVHEKGPRLVISEIVWGVNADPDAGAADGAGIQWIEIFNNGAPLSANDRVHLLFTSNRRVQMEKQPLKFASGTTEAAPGPYTPSVADDAVTLNYRVVDRVSTRAQNGNLFMLPGTAEGRLTAIPASTTIAVAGVPAVPLVSAYRKGWNGTNYKAVNGHGATNINDDNDTQKAQTERRFVGDGSDAGRWGATAALYNVRVPGDGTANATVSVIATPGAHETSSGVGVNLPRPAANPASLSATGVIINEVRNDTSEANLDWIELFNNTDPSAAGAVPQNLNNWQLSLVKKVDEEIVLAKLPSYKLQPGEYLVIYNRDPGDTILAGGVNVEKVAAREHVEKGASHKYVVSSDLNLPNSGKFLIILRTGTDKNKSHEKVKDIAGNGFINKGVETPTLNNKTNVWPLANWKVPGDRDDGGDFGGGNTFASTSQSFGRTIGLNDKGVYWPNSGGNRLHKDHWQRFGYQGTGYDRNVDTNYAPGTPGYANVSINVVADDRDNAAGKSDYAFGGTVTISEIMYDAGPRWNLIQWIELYNSSMMETINLNGWMMEIRNEQTDVESFVDSSFEFDSDVFIQPNQTLLLVSGTGVNDVDNNRVYNLYAEHRRELGLVARDSRLLSSAGFYLKLSAKINVGGASEMMVMDEAGNVMVEGAARKHVWDLPTRGDVRQSLVRQYGTRQIDGTADMASDGTMSTSWNQSDIAGAGISFYGHRNDVGTPGYRLGGPLPVSLSSFRPVRDDATGHVVVRWITQSELNNAGFNILRSETKTGEFKVVNVKGIVPGHGTTSEKHVYEWTDTTAKPNVVYYYQIEDVSLAGNRTTLATTRLKGHVSAAGKVTTTWGDLKDVD, from the coding sequence ATGTTGTCAAAGAAATTGACATTTTCCTTAGTTTTCGTTTTGGCATTAGCGCTCGTTGCGGCTCCAGCATTTGCACAGCAGATGTGGATCAGTAATAACCTGAATGTTAATGGTGATAGCGATGCCACTTCAGGTCCTCTAGGTATGAATGGATTCGTTCTTTTTGAAATGAATGGATCTACCGAGGCAAGCACTGGGACACTTGATACTGCAGTAGCTCAGGTTTTAGCCACTCCTGCTACAGCTTTTCCAAATCTAAGGACTCTGTTCGCGGGTGGTGGGACGGTTGAACTCTTGCTGAGAGAAGCGGCCGATACCAGTCTCACAGACGGTAAATATGTGCACGAGAAGGGGCCTCGCCTCGTTATCAGCGAAATCGTTTGGGGAGTTAATGCTGACCCGGATGCAGGTGCTGCTGATGGTGCCGGGATTCAGTGGATAGAAATTTTCAACAACGGTGCCCCTTTATCAGCAAATGATCGGGTACATCTCTTGTTCACCAGTAACAGGCGTGTCCAGATGGAAAAGCAGCCTCTCAAATTCGCATCTGGTACTACTGAGGCTGCACCTGGTCCATATACACCTTCTGTAGCAGACGACGCTGTTACTTTGAACTACAGAGTCGTTGACCGTGTGAGCACACGTGCCCAGAATGGTAATCTATTCATGCTACCCGGTACCGCAGAGGGGCGTCTCACAGCAATTCCAGCCTCCACTACCATTGCAGTTGCAGGCGTTCCAGCTGTCCCCCTCGTTTCTGCGTATCGTAAGGGATGGAACGGGACAAACTATAAAGCCGTTAATGGACACGGTGCCACGAATATTAACGACGATAACGATACCCAAAAGGCACAAACTGAGCGCCGATTTGTTGGAGACGGTAGCGATGCAGGTCGTTGGGGTGCAACCGCTGCACTTTACAACGTAAGAGTTCCGGGTGATGGAACAGCTAATGCTACTGTTTCTGTAATTGCCACACCCGGAGCACACGAAACCTCCAGCGGTGTCGGTGTCAATCTACCACGTCCGGCAGCGAACCCCGCCTCTCTCTCAGCGACGGGTGTTATCATCAACGAGGTGCGTAACGATACCTCCGAAGCAAACCTCGACTGGATTGAACTCTTCAACAACACCGATCCGAGTGCCGCGGGTGCTGTTCCGCAAAATCTCAACAACTGGCAACTCAGTCTTGTCAAAAAGGTTGATGAAGAGATAGTCCTTGCCAAGCTGCCAAGTTACAAACTCCAACCGGGCGAATATCTCGTTATCTACAACCGCGATCCAGGGGATACTATCCTTGCAGGCGGTGTCAATGTTGAAAAAGTCGCCGCGCGAGAGCACGTTGAAAAGGGTGCCTCACACAAGTATGTAGTTAGTTCCGATTTGAATCTACCGAATAGTGGGAAGTTCCTTATCATCCTCAGAACAGGGACTGATAAGAACAAATCGCACGAGAAAGTCAAGGATATCGCCGGTAACGGATTCATTAACAAAGGGGTAGAAACGCCAACTTTGAATAACAAGACGAATGTCTGGCCCTTGGCAAACTGGAAAGTTCCTGGTGATCGTGATGATGGTGGTGACTTCGGTGGCGGTAACACATTCGCCAGCACCAGTCAATCCTTCGGACGGACCATTGGTCTGAACGATAAAGGTGTCTACTGGCCCAACAGCGGTGGCAATAGGCTCCATAAGGATCATTGGCAGCGTTTTGGATACCAGGGCACGGGCTATGATCGCAACGTTGATACGAACTATGCACCGGGAACACCGGGGTACGCGAATGTCTCCATCAACGTCGTTGCTGATGATCGGGATAACGCCGCTGGCAAGTCTGATTACGCCTTCGGTGGCACGGTCACGATCAGCGAAATCATGTACGACGCGGGTCCACGCTGGAATCTCATCCAGTGGATTGAACTCTACAACTCGTCCATGATGGAAACAATCAACCTGAACGGGTGGATGATGGAAATTCGCAACGAACAGACAGACGTCGAGTCCTTCGTGGATTCCAGTTTTGAGTTCGACAGTGATGTCTTTATTCAGCCCAACCAGACGTTGCTCCTCGTTTCCGGCACAGGTGTTAACGATGTAGATAACAATCGCGTCTATAACCTCTACGCAGAACACCGTCGTGAACTGGGTCTTGTCGCTCGCGATAGCAGACTCCTGAGCAGTGCAGGTTTCTACCTCAAGCTCAGTGCGAAAATCAATGTTGGTGGTGCATCAGAGATGATGGTCATGGACGAAGCGGGTAACGTGATGGTGGAAGGCGCAGCCCGCAAACATGTATGGGATCTCCCCACACGTGGTGATGTGCGTCAATCCCTCGTCCGTCAATACGGCACGCGTCAGATTGATGGTACAGCTGACATGGCGAGTGATGGGACGATGTCTACCTCTTGGAATCAGTCCGACATCGCGGGTGCAGGTATCAGTTTCTACGGACATCGTAATGATGTCGGAACTCCCGGCTACCGTCTCGGTGGTCCACTGCCCGTCTCGCTCTCCAGCTTCCGTCCCGTGCGTGATGACGCAACGGGACACGTCGTCGTCCGTTGGATTACACAGTCTGAACTCAACAACGCCGGATTCAACATCCTGCGGAGTGAAACCAAGACGGGTGAATTCAAGGTCGTCAACGTCAAAGGTATTGTTCCTGGACACGGCACGACATCTGAAAAGCATGTCTACGAATGGACGGATACCACGGCGAAACCCAACGTTGTTTACTATTATCAAATCGAGGATGTGTCGTTAGCTGGCAACCGCACGACGCTTGCGACGACGCGTCTGAAAGGTCATGTCTCTGCAGCCGGGAAGGTCACCACGACGTGGGGTGATTTGAAAGATGTTGACTAA
- a CDS encoding Ldh family oxidoreductase, whose product MQEIVVNSAKLRDFARTLCEKAGLRSEDAATIARHQVLTDLRGVHSHGTRALPGYLNLVLEGKMNAKPELRIATDGPSFAVVDGDNGIGHLASTLAMETAIAKAETTGIAAAGVRNAGHFGAAACYSIMAASKQMIGFSTTNTGGASIIAPGGAEAVVANNAMSYALPVGDGHPIVLDMACGVSAWGKIGTLRMYGKPIPEGWLIDETGQPTSDPDKGRFLAPAAGPRGYGLALIMGILAGPLCGGLMACNKSGDPSEHFFFALNVASFTDYEGYTEEIQRGIGKIHTSKTAEGVAQAYLPGEIEWNNYDNYLENGIPIHVDHLRGLADLAEKLDVPICWEW is encoded by the coding sequence ATGCAGGAAATTGTGGTAAATTCAGCGAAGTTACGGGATTTCGCTCGAACGCTCTGTGAAAAGGCAGGACTCCGTTCGGAAGATGCGGCAACAATCGCGAGACATCAGGTGCTCACCGACTTACGCGGTGTCCATTCACACGGGACACGTGCCTTGCCGGGCTACCTCAACCTCGTTCTTGAGGGTAAGATGAATGCGAAACCCGAACTTCGTATTGCAACGGATGGACCGAGTTTCGCCGTTGTTGATGGCGATAACGGGATTGGACATCTTGCAAGCACATTGGCAATGGAAACAGCGATAGCAAAAGCCGAGACAACTGGTATTGCGGCGGCAGGTGTCCGCAACGCTGGGCATTTCGGTGCGGCGGCGTGCTATTCAATCATGGCGGCATCAAAACAGATGATCGGATTTTCGACGACGAACACTGGCGGTGCCTCTATTATAGCACCGGGCGGCGCGGAGGCGGTAGTCGCAAACAACGCCATGAGTTACGCCTTGCCTGTTGGTGATGGACATCCCATCGTACTGGATATGGCATGTGGCGTTTCTGCTTGGGGGAAAATCGGCACACTCCGAATGTATGGTAAACCGATTCCTGAAGGATGGCTTATAGATGAGACAGGTCAACCGACGAGCGATCCAGATAAGGGACGTTTCCTCGCACCCGCAGCGGGACCTCGTGGTTACGGATTAGCACTTATTATGGGCATCCTCGCGGGTCCTCTATGTGGCGGTTTGATGGCGTGTAATAAATCCGGCGATCCATCTGAACACTTCTTTTTCGCGCTGAATGTTGCGAGCTTCACGGATTACGAAGGGTATACCGAGGAAATCCAGCGCGGTATCGGTAAGATTCACACTTCAAAAACAGCAGAAGGCGTGGCGCAAGCCTATCTTCCCGGTGAAATCGAGTGGAATAACTACGATAACTATCTTGAGAACGGCATTCCGATCCATGTAGACCATTTACGTGGTCTCGCAGACCTCGCAGAGAAGTTAGATGTCCCAATTTGTTGGGAATGGTAA
- a CDS encoding Nramp family divalent metal transporter, which produces MAETKETVDGGTLPDWEVDDLPAPPPYQFGKAFRNILGPGIIALGGSIGSGEWLLGPAITAQYGGRLLWIATIAILLQVILNTEAIRYTLYTGEPMMSGYMRCKPGAPFWMTFYSGINFFGIWPGWAMTAATALAAAWLGYMPQDADGGTVRVFAYLIFFSCLGIVLFGGKIYNSLEKVQLFMVIWIISYLVVIDLFMVSPKVWWSVIKGFFSFGALPTAGENGQVNWLLVGAFAAYAGSGGLGNVGITHYVRDKGWGMSSLVGAIPSMIGGQHVTLSHWGKVFRITPENLQKFKEWWKYVKFEQYYIWMIGCFVGIALPAMLTLQYVPQGQEMEQWSAAAMQAEGLEEKGGRSLWYLTLLCGFWVLFSTQLGGVDGVPRGFTDIIWTGVRRARNLGENSAKWIYYPILAVYILWGIIAMYLAKPFFMILVSATIGGYLLVFSALHTLYVNRKFLPPEIQAPLWKQIGLVLCAGYYSIFGTITVYQKVLVPYVFPIFG; this is translated from the coding sequence ATGGCAGAAACCAAAGAAACTGTAGATGGCGGTACACTTCCCGATTGGGAGGTTGACGATTTACCTGCACCACCACCGTATCAATTTGGGAAAGCGTTCCGAAATATCTTAGGTCCCGGTATTATTGCGTTAGGGGGTTCAATTGGAAGTGGTGAGTGGCTGCTGGGTCCTGCGATTACCGCACAATACGGGGGTAGGTTGCTCTGGATTGCGACAATCGCCATCTTGCTTCAGGTTATCCTGAACACAGAAGCAATTCGCTATACACTTTACACCGGCGAACCGATGATGAGCGGTTATATGCGATGTAAACCCGGCGCGCCTTTTTGGATGACTTTCTACTCAGGTATCAACTTTTTCGGGATTTGGCCCGGCTGGGCAATGACGGCTGCGACGGCATTGGCTGCCGCATGGCTCGGTTATATGCCACAAGACGCAGATGGCGGGACGGTGCGTGTGTTCGCATATCTCATCTTTTTCTCCTGCTTAGGGATTGTGCTATTCGGTGGAAAAATTTACAACTCGCTTGAAAAAGTACAACTCTTTATGGTCATTTGGATCATCAGCTACCTTGTCGTCATAGACCTGTTTATGGTGTCGCCGAAAGTCTGGTGGAGCGTTATCAAAGGGTTCTTTAGTTTCGGAGCACTCCCGACTGCAGGAGAAAACGGGCAGGTCAATTGGCTGTTGGTCGGTGCATTCGCGGCGTATGCGGGTAGCGGTGGCTTAGGCAATGTTGGCATTACGCATTACGTCCGCGATAAAGGGTGGGGCATGAGCAGCCTTGTCGGTGCGATTCCCTCCATGATTGGTGGCCAGCACGTAACCCTCTCACACTGGGGCAAAGTGTTTCGTATTACACCCGAAAACCTACAGAAGTTTAAAGAATGGTGGAAATATGTCAAGTTTGAACAGTATTATATTTGGATGATCGGGTGTTTCGTCGGTATCGCGTTGCCTGCAATGTTGACCTTGCAGTACGTGCCTCAGGGACAGGAGATGGAACAGTGGTCGGCAGCGGCAATGCAAGCGGAGGGACTTGAGGAAAAAGGTGGTAGGAGTCTCTGGTACCTTACACTGCTCTGCGGTTTCTGGGTTCTGTTCTCGACACAACTCGGTGGCGTAGATGGCGTGCCGCGCGGTTTTACCGATATTATCTGGACTGGGGTAAGACGGGCAAGAAACTTGGGTGAAAATAGCGCGAAATGGATTTATTATCCAATTCTGGCGGTTTATATTCTCTGGGGCATCATTGCAATGTATCTCGCCAAACCGTTCTTTATGATCCTCGTATCGGCAACGATTGGTGGGTATCTACTCGTATTTTCGGCATTACATACGCTTTACGTGAACCGAAAATTCTTACCGCCAGAGATCCAAGCACCGTTGTGGAAACAGATTGGATTGGTGCTGTGCGCTGGGTACTATTCGATTTTCGGGACTATCACCGTCTATCAAAAAGTGCTTGTGCCTTATGTTTTCCCGATTTTCGGGTAA
- the cobA gene encoding uroporphyrinogen-III C-methyltransferase, which translates to MNASSDKSDTGIVYIVGAGPGDQKLITLKGVECLQRADVVIYDLLLNDALLEHCPAHTEKIRAPDPRIRATRQTELNQMLVEHAKAGKVVVRLKGGDPYIFGRGGEEAVALTEAGVPFEVVPGITSAIAASAYAGIPVTHRDYASSVAFVTGHSAALRPDSNINWEHLATAVDTLVVYMGVAHLHQIAERLITHGRDPQTPVSLVRVGTTPQQQVVQGTLDDIVQKVEAAQLESPAVIVVGEVNRLREQLRWFDTKPLFGKRILVTRARAQASGFAELLEANGAEVIQFPTIEIQPIENVDIPSPKGYDWIIFTSVNAVEIFYERLRENGKDARAFSTNKICAVGPKTVNALNHIGIHPDFVPSHSGGSAIAAEMEDMRGKKILLPRAKIATAYLPNGLREKGAIVDEVALYDTIKVVSKNRDEIEADLLSGRINIVTFTSSSTVTNFLEMFPTHAPEVLLADVKVAVIGPTTQKTAVENGVKVDVLARETSIESLGETIIGEYQRT; encoded by the coding sequence ATGAACGCATCTTCAGATAAATCGGATACCGGCATTGTTTATATTGTAGGTGCGGGTCCAGGCGATCAAAAACTTATCACACTCAAAGGTGTAGAGTGTCTCCAACGCGCAGATGTTGTCATCTATGATTTATTGCTGAACGATGCCCTCTTGGAACACTGCCCGGCGCACACCGAGAAAATCCGAGCGCCCGACCCAAGAATCCGAGCGACGCGCCAAACTGAACTCAATCAGATGCTTGTTGAACATGCGAAAGCCGGTAAAGTGGTCGTGCGTCTCAAAGGCGGAGACCCTTATATCTTCGGAAGGGGTGGCGAAGAGGCAGTCGCTCTCACCGAGGCGGGTGTTCCGTTTGAGGTGGTTCCGGGGATTACTTCTGCGATTGCTGCATCCGCTTATGCTGGCATTCCTGTCACACATCGCGACTATGCTTCGTCGGTAGCGTTTGTTACAGGGCATTCCGCCGCATTGCGTCCCGATTCAAACATCAATTGGGAGCATCTTGCCACAGCGGTAGATACGCTCGTCGTCTACATGGGTGTTGCCCATCTGCATCAGATTGCTGAACGGCTTATAACACACGGCAGAGACCCGCAAACCCCTGTGAGTTTGGTCCGTGTGGGGACCACACCACAACAGCAGGTCGTCCAAGGCACCTTGGATGATATTGTTCAAAAGGTTGAAGCAGCCCAACTGGAAAGTCCGGCAGTTATCGTCGTCGGTGAAGTGAACCGGCTCCGTGAACAACTCCGATGGTTTGACACCAAACCGCTTTTCGGGAAGCGAATCCTCGTTACACGCGCCCGTGCCCAAGCGAGCGGGTTCGCTGAACTTTTGGAGGCAAACGGTGCCGAAGTTATCCAATTCCCTACCATAGAGATTCAACCTATTGAGAACGTGGACATACCTTCTCCGAAAGGATACGATTGGATTATCTTTACAAGTGTTAACGCCGTGGAAATCTTCTATGAACGCTTACGCGAAAATGGGAAGGATGCTCGCGCATTCAGCACAAACAAAATCTGTGCCGTTGGACCAAAAACAGTGAATGCTCTTAACCACATCGGCATTCATCCCGATTTTGTTCCATCGCACTCCGGTGGAAGTGCTATCGCTGCTGAAATGGAGGACATGAGGGGGAAAAAAATACTCCTGCCACGCGCGAAAATCGCCACTGCCTACCTACCCAACGGTTTGCGCGAGAAAGGGGCAATTGTTGATGAGGTCGCTCTCTACGATACCATCAAAGTCGTAAGCAAAAATCGAGATGAAATTGAAGCCGACCTCTTGAGCGGCAGGATTAATATCGTCACGTTCACCAGTTCCTCAACGGTTACAAACTTCTTGGAGATGTTCCCGACACATGCTCCTGAAGTATTACTCGCTGATGTCAAGGTCGCCGTGATTGGTCCCACAACGCAAAAGACAGCCGTAGAGAATGGTGTGAAGGTTGATGTGCTTGCGAGGGAAACCTCAATAGAAAGCCTTGGAGAGACAATTATTGGAGAGTACCAAAGGACGTGA
- the hemC gene encoding hydroxymethylbilane synthase — protein MQNSLTIGTRGSQLARWQAQFVRNQLETHFPNLEVHIEVIKTTGDTNPEASLLGLGKGVFTKEIEDALLTRDIDIAVHSLKDLPTELPQGLCIAAIPEREDPRDVLITATGFPLEDLLGGAKIGTTSPRRKAQLLGMRPNLRVVDVRGNIDTRLRKLRETDLDGIILAAAGIKRLLEPEIITQYFDIERMVPAVGQGALAIEAREGDRTVEALLAPLNDSQTVAEATAERAVLESLGGGCQIPVGAHAWHADGELSLIAAVCHPEGIHRIVETATGTPDAAKYLGEIVAEKLQSSGATELLRL, from the coding sequence ATGCAGAACTCGCTTACAATCGGCACACGTGGTAGTCAACTCGCGCGCTGGCAAGCACAATTCGTTAGAAATCAATTGGAAACCCATTTTCCGAATCTTGAAGTCCATATAGAGGTCATCAAAACCACTGGGGACACCAATCCAGAGGCTTCACTCCTTGGGCTCGGTAAAGGGGTATTTACCAAAGAGATAGAAGACGCGCTCTTGACGCGGGACATTGACATCGCAGTCCATAGTTTGAAGGATCTTCCGACAGAGCTGCCACAAGGTCTCTGCATCGCTGCTATTCCAGAGCGAGAGGATCCCCGAGATGTGCTTATCACTGCTACGGGATTCCCCTTGGAAGATTTGCTCGGTGGTGCAAAGATCGGCACTACAAGTCCACGTCGGAAGGCGCAACTTCTGGGTATGCGTCCGAATCTGCGGGTCGTTGATGTCCGAGGGAACATTGATACGCGGTTACGCAAACTTCGTGAAACTGACCTTGACGGCATTATACTCGCTGCGGCGGGAATCAAACGCCTCCTCGAACCCGAAATTATCACACAATATTTTGATATAGAACGGATGGTCCCCGCTGTCGGACAGGGTGCCCTGGCGATTGAAGCACGGGAAGGCGATAGGACTGTCGAGGCTTTGCTCGCACCTCTCAACGATTCGCAGACGGTTGCTGAGGCTACTGCTGAAAGGGCTGTATTGGAAAGCCTCGGCGGTGGATGCCAAATCCCTGTGGGTGCGCATGCTTGGCATGCTGATGGTGAACTTTCGCTTATTGCCGCCGTGTGTCACCCGGAAGGAATCCATCGTATTGTAGAGACTGCCACCGGGACACCTGATGCAGCAAAATACTTGGGCGAAATCGTAGCCGAAAAACTTCAAAGTAGTGGGGCAACTGAACTGTTGAGGTTATAG
- the hemA gene encoding glutamyl-tRNA reductase, which produces MNQLVSVGTSHHVAPIEFREKLAFSEEQLIESLQRLCESDQVQEAVILSTCNRVELYAVAHAIRNADAAAKMLLEFLAQFHQMRVESLKKWCYLHHNLETIQHLFRVTSSLDSMVVGESQILGQIKTAYDLSRSSGAVGSILNRLFTKAFSVGKRVRSETAITTGAVSISYAAVELAKKIFNTLEGKTVAILGAGEMSELTAKHLVANGVSKVIVANRTYTRAVKVAEKFNGTPLPYDSNLDFLMDADIVISSTDAPYYLINRQPLADIMRRRKHRYMFLIDIAVPRDIDPDVSKVDHAFLYNIDDLEAVVASNLQDRQQEAVQAERIVTEEAKRFYNQLQVFQVNPTIKAIHQQFRQVADSELQACFYKTTLSDQQEAAITSMTQAIVKKLLHHPMQNLRCAVNDGDADHAQYVQALQELFELDVNDDNSEL; this is translated from the coding sequence ATGAACCAGCTTGTCTCCGTCGGAACCAGCCATCATGTTGCTCCCATTGAGTTTAGGGAGAAGTTGGCGTTTTCCGAAGAACAACTTATTGAATCCCTCCAACGCTTGTGCGAATCTGATCAGGTTCAAGAGGCAGTGATTCTCTCTACCTGTAACCGGGTGGAACTTTATGCGGTTGCGCATGCAATTCGAAATGCTGATGCAGCCGCCAAAATGCTCCTTGAGTTTCTTGCCCAATTCCATCAGATGCGCGTCGAATCGCTCAAGAAATGGTGCTATCTCCACCATAACCTTGAGACGATCCAGCATCTCTTCAGAGTGACATCGAGCCTTGATTCTATGGTCGTCGGTGAGTCCCAAATATTGGGGCAAATCAAAACCGCTTACGACCTTTCGCGTTCATCGGGTGCTGTAGGCTCTATCCTCAATCGACTTTTCACCAAAGCCTTTAGTGTTGGTAAACGCGTCCGTTCCGAGACAGCAATCACTACGGGTGCTGTCTCTATTAGTTACGCCGCTGTTGAACTCGCCAAGAAAATTTTTAATACGCTTGAAGGCAAAACTGTCGCGATTCTTGGAGCCGGTGAAATGAGTGAACTGACTGCGAAGCATCTTGTTGCGAATGGTGTTTCCAAGGTCATCGTTGCAAACCGCACTTATACGCGCGCCGTCAAAGTCGCCGAGAAGTTTAACGGAACACCTCTCCCTTATGATAGCAACCTTGATTTCCTCATGGATGCAGATATTGTCATCAGTTCTACGGATGCACCGTATTATCTCATCAATCGACAACCCCTTGCGGACATCATGCGCAGACGCAAGCACCGATATATGTTTCTCATTGACATTGCAGTGCCACGCGATATTGACCCCGACGTGAGTAAGGTTGATCATGCTTTCCTATACAATATTGATGACCTTGAAGCTGTTGTTGCCTCCAACCTCCAAGACAGACAGCAAGAAGCCGTCCAGGCAGAACGGATCGTCACTGAAGAAGCCAAACGGTTCTACAACCAATTACAAGTCTTTCAGGTTAATCCTACAATTAAGGCAATCCATCAGCAGTTTCGGCAGGTCGCTGATAGCGAATTGCAAGCGTGCTTCTACAAAACAACACTCTCCGATCAGCAGGAGGCTGCTATCACCTCTATGACGCAGGCTATCGTTAAAAAACTGCTCCATCATCCCATGCAAAATCTCCGATGTGCTGTCAACGATGGTGATGCCGATCACGCGCAATATGTCCAAGCCTTACAAGAACTGTTTGAACTGGATGTTAACGATGATAATTCGGAGTTGTAG
- a CDS encoding tetratricopeptide repeat-containing serine protease family protein: protein MNYNRKFLSALLVLLGILFSCTRAPQQIAKGNITSVSSLAVEKGEGSTVQIRLVRASGKLAQIGSGFFVARDKIATNFHNVATKNLVFAKLTDEKTILEVEGVTAFDVEHDLVILKVSGAGVPFSLGDSDAVEIGEPVSTLGYPETKYRVTAGIIHGISDNRKAFRVKAEYVGGMSGGPVLNSKREVIGVAAASTGIDGIAVASNVLKLLLAQSDSIESLKQFRKRDLVRAYTHVMRGRREIFRGDYIGAIGAFDKAIDLYPEGADIFYGYRGWAKWLLGESKEAKGNRKEAQNCYNEAMSDLNKDIELSPDDSGLPEAYRFGGYAKTKFGEFEDTKGNADEALDYYNQAIAHFNEAVKLNPEYAGAYSNRGYTKIRLAQSEVTQGNVDKARIHYQTAIEDCTKAIKLSSEYAEDSLMRVYAKYRLEPENVDTYKNRGDAQLYLAKLKTAQNNMDQAESHYRAAIEDYTEAIRLKSDYADAYYNRGLAKQGLGLQEEAKDNFQKAAELNSEIEGPRGN, encoded by the coding sequence ATGAACTATAACAGAAAATTCTTATCTGCTTTGCTCGTTTTATTAGGAATTCTTTTTTCATGTACGCGGGCTCCCCAGCAAATTGCCAAAGGAAACATCACGTCCGTAAGTAGCTTAGCAGTTGAAAAAGGAGAAGGTTCTACAGTACAAATACGCTTGGTTAGAGCATCCGGCAAATTAGCTCAGATTGGTAGTGGTTTCTTTGTGGCGCGTGATAAAATTGCAACCAACTTTCACAATGTCGCTACCAAAAATCTCGTCTTTGCAAAGTTAACTGACGAAAAAACAATATTGGAGGTTGAAGGGGTCACAGCATTTGATGTCGAACATGATTTAGTTATTTTAAAGGTATCAGGAGCAGGCGTACCCTTTTCCCTTGGGGACAGCGATGCTGTTGAAATCGGCGAACCAGTCTCTACCTTGGGGTACCCTGAAACAAAATACAGGGTCACGGCAGGTATCATACATGGTATTAGCGATAACCGCAAAGCGTTTCGAGTGAAAGCCGAGTATGTTGGTGGCATGAGTGGTGGGCCCGTACTGAACAGCAAAAGGGAAGTCATAGGGGTTGCTGCTGCCAGTACAGGAATTGATGGTATTGCCGTTGCGTCAAATGTTCTCAAGTTACTACTTGCCCAATCAGATTCAATAGAATCTCTGAAACAATTTCGGAAAAGAGACCTTGTCCGTGCTTATACCCACGTAATGCGGGGACGGCGTGAAATCTTTCGTGGGGATTACATTGGAGCAATAGGTGCGTTTGATAAAGCGATTGATCTATACCCAGAAGGGGCTGATATCTTCTATGGATATCGCGGGTGGGCAAAGTGGCTTCTTGGTGAGTCTAAAGAGGCTAAGGGAAATAGAAAGGAAGCACAGAATTGCTATAACGAAGCGATGTCAGACTTAAACAAAGACATTGAACTAAGTCCAGACGATTCAGGTTTACCAGAAGCTTACAGATTCGGCGGTTATGCGAAAACTAAGTTTGGTGAATTTGAAGATACTAAAGGAAATGCAGACGAAGCATTGGATTACTATAACCAGGCAATTGCACACTTTAATGAAGCTGTCAAACTTAACCCGGAGTACGCTGGGGCCTACAGCAATCGCGGTTATACGAAGATTAGATTGGCTCAATCTGAAGTCACCCAAGGAAATGTAGACAAAGCGCGGATACATTATCAAACAGCCATTGAGGACTGTACGAAGGCTATCAAGTTGAGCTCAGAGTATGCTGAAGACTCCTTGATGCGCGTTTATGCGAAATACAGGCTTGAACCAGAAAACGTTGATACCTACAAAAATCGTGGTGATGCGCAGCTTTACCTTGCTAAACTTAAAACTGCCCAGAATAATATGGATCAAGCAGAAAGCCATTATCGCGCTGCTATAGAAGATTATACTGAAGCGATCCGCCTAAAATCTGATTACGCAGATGCCTACTACAATCGCGGACTCGCAAAGCAAGGCCTTGGACTACAAGAAGAGGCGAAAGATAATTTTCAGAAAGCTGCGGAATTGAATTCGGAAATTGAAGGTCCACGAGGGAATTAA